One Portunus trituberculatus isolate SZX2019 chromosome 7, ASM1759143v1, whole genome shotgun sequence genomic window carries:
- the LOC123520282 gene encoding uncharacterized protein LOC123520282, translated as MGRQNYVKECDVSEEVWEPRGHHRLSNNASVVTESVHAHNSVAWVCVDSRAEVLLVAVMISLSLLHLRFSVSGGADVGEAVTNIGESYVLAKFCGVQLPMTVAIWCPMTVWCKVWLLGSVRRWSTSRATSLHQRPYIYVLPTGCHRRPYIYVLPTGCHRRPYIYVLPTGCHRRPYIYVLPTGCHRRPYIYVLPTGCHRRPYIYVLPTRLSPASLHLRSTHRLSPASLHLRSTYLEAHLFTQVNSSATVALESDLYPPKCEKPQHSVGAHHRCPCGSGPSLAGLSSEEDADRGGVRSSTGPATTEGRTKPACANNPSLQQETASCTGTRRCVTTGGAIQGGRTAPSLQEESGSSCTGRRQVTDNTRSHPGREDSPQPAGGIWLFLHWKTPGD; from the exons atgggtAGACAAAACTATGTAAAGGAGTGTGACGTGAGTGAGGAGGTTTGGGAGCCACGTGGCCACCACCGCCTTAGTAACAATGCTTCTGTGGTCACCGAGAGTG TACATGCTCACAACTCCGTGGCTTGGGTGTGCGTTGATAGCAGGGCTGAGGTGCTGCTAGTGGCTGTTATGATCTCCCTAAGCTTACTGCATCTCCGCTTCTCAGTGAGCGGTGGCGCAGACGTAGGCGAAGCTGTCACGAACATTGGTGAGAGCTACGTGTTGG CAAAATTTTGTGGTGTTCAGTTACCCATGACTGTCGCTATCTGGTGTCCCATGACTGTCTGGTGCA AAGTCTGGCTTCTGGGGTCAGTCAGGCGGTGGAGCACGTCCCGCGCCACTAGTCTTCACCAGCGTCCCTACATCTACGTTCTACCCACAGGCTGTCACCGGCGTCCCTACATCTACGTTCTACCCACAGGCTGTCACCGGCGTCCCTACATCTACGTTCTACCCACAGGCTGTCACCGGCGTCCCTACATCTACGTTCTACCCACAGGCTGTCACCGGCGTCCCTACATCTACGTTCTACCCACAGGCTGTCACCGGCGTCCCTACATCTACGTTCTACCCACAAGGCTGTCACCGGCGTCCCTACATCTACGTTCTACCCACAGGCTGTCACCGGCGTCCCTACATCTACGCTCTACCTACTTGGAGGCACATCTGTTTACCCAAGTGAACTCGTCAGCCACAGTGGCGCTCGAGTCCGACCTGTACCCGCCCAAGTGTGAGAAGCCCCAGCATTCTGTTGGTGCTCATCATCGGTGTCCATGTGGTAGCGGTCCATCGCTTGCAGGTCTCTCTTCAGAAGAGGACGCAGACCGCGGAGGCGTGCGGTCCAGCACAG GTCCAGCCACTACTGAAGGAAGAACCAAACCAGCGTGCGCTAACAACCCCAGCCTGCAACAGGAAACTGCTTCTTGTACTGGAACACGCCGGTGTGTGACAACTGGCGGAGccatccagggagggaggacagcCCCCAGCCTGCAGGAGGAATCTGGCTCTTCTTGCACTGGAAGACGCCAGGTGACTGACAACACACGGAGccatccagggagggaggacagcCCCCAGCCTGCAGGAGGAATCTGGCTCTTCTTGCACTGGAAGACGCCAGGTGACTGA
- the LOC123520461 gene encoding uncharacterized protein LOC123520461: MTGKGGTGQIRLGTAALHHPWTFSQTYVQDDISTLSEEGFWRSSRTLHTAFLNVCAECKTESGKDGGCFNIDSIIGSGFLCLWKIVDLTNTVHQITSLHVGIYLATRSNGS; this comes from the exons ATGACTGGAAAAGGGGGAACGGGACAAATAAGGTTGGGAACCGCTGCCCTACACCATCCCTGGACATTCTCACAAACATATGTACAAGATGACATTTCTACACTGTCTGAGGAAG gCTTTTGGAGGTCCAGCCGCACACTGCACACTGCTTTCCTAAACGTGTGTGCAGAGTGCAAGACAGAGAGtggcaaggatggaggatgctTCAACATTGACAGCATTATTGGTTCAGGGTTTCTGTGTTTGTGGAAAATAGTGGACTTAACTAACACTGTGCATCAAATCACTTCATTACATGTCGGCATATATTTAGCTACAAGGAGTAACGGTTCATGA